The following proteins are encoded in a genomic region of Mycobacterium kiyosense:
- a CDS encoding UPF0182 protein: MGMRPAARMPKLTRRSRILILIALGVIVLLLAGPRLIDAYVDWLWFGELGYRSVFTTVLVTRIVVFLVTGLLVGGIVFAGLAIAYRTRPVFVPSNENDPVARYRALVMSRLRLVGIGIPASVGLLAGVVAQSYWARVQLFLHGGDFGITDPQFGKDLGFYAFELPFYRLVLSYLFVAVFLAFLANLVSHYLFGGIRLSGRAGALSRSARIQLITLVGVLVLLKAVAYWLDRYELLSHTRGGKPFTGAGYTDINAVLPAKLILMAIALICAAAVFSAITLRDLRIPAIGLVLLLLSSMIVGAGWPMIVEQISVKPNAAQKESEYISRSIAATRQAYGLTPDVVTYRNYTAGDSQATAQQVAADRATTSNIRLLDPTIVSPAFTQFQQGKNFYYFPEQLSIDRYLDRTGALRDYVVAARELNPERLIDNQRDWINRHTVYTHGNGFIASPANTVRGIANDPNQNGGYPQFLANVVGANGSIVSDGPAQLDQPRIYFGPVIANASADYAIVGKTGADREYDYETSTETKNYTYTGSGGVSVGSWIARSVFAAKFAERNFLFSNVIGSNSKILFNRDPAQRVEAVAPWLTTDSSVYPAIVNKRLVWIIDGYTTLDNYPYSELTSLSSATADSTEVAFNRLAPDKKVSYIRNSVKATVDAYDGTVTLYQQDENDPVLKAWMRVFPGTVKPKSDITPELADHLRYPEDLFKVQRMLLAKYHVNDPVTFFSTSDFWDVPLDPNPTASSYQPPYYIVAKNIAKNDNSASYQLTSAMNRFKRDYLAAYISASSDRDTYGKITVLTIPGQVNGPKLANNAITTDPAVSQDLGVIGRDNQNRIKWGNLLTLPVGQGGLLYVEPVYASPGASDAASSYPRLIRVAMMYNDKIGYGPTVGDALTGLFGPGAGATATGIQPTEAGAPVSPPANTPPGPAAGPGPPPPTAAVPPPPDASAALSPAKAAALQEIQAAIGAARDAQKKGDFAGYGSALQRLDEAITKFNNTK; this comes from the coding sequence GTGGGAATGCGGCCCGCCGCAAGGATGCCGAAGCTGACTCGGCGTAGCCGGATTCTGATCCTGATCGCACTGGGTGTGATCGTGCTGTTGCTGGCCGGCCCGCGGCTGATCGATGCCTACGTCGACTGGTTGTGGTTCGGCGAACTCGGCTACCGCTCGGTGTTCACCACCGTGCTGGTCACCCGCATCGTCGTTTTCCTGGTGACCGGTCTGCTGGTGGGCGGCATCGTGTTTGCCGGGCTGGCGATTGCCTACCGAACCCGCCCGGTGTTCGTCCCGAGCAACGAAAACGACCCGGTGGCGCGGTACCGGGCCCTGGTCATGAGCCGGCTGCGGTTGGTGGGCATCGGGATTCCCGCTTCCGTCGGGTTGCTGGCCGGTGTCGTAGCGCAGAGCTACTGGGCGCGGGTCCAGCTGTTCCTGCACGGTGGCGACTTCGGGATCACCGACCCGCAGTTCGGCAAGGACCTCGGGTTCTACGCGTTCGAGTTGCCGTTCTACCGGCTGGTGCTCAGCTATCTGTTCGTCGCGGTGTTCCTGGCGTTCCTGGCGAACCTGGTGTCGCACTACCTGTTCGGCGGCATCCGGCTGTCCGGGCGGGCCGGGGCGCTGAGCCGCTCGGCGCGGATCCAGCTGATCACCCTGGTTGGCGTGCTGGTGTTACTCAAGGCCGTCGCGTACTGGCTGGACCGCTACGAGCTGCTGTCGCACACCCGCGGCGGCAAGCCGTTCACCGGGGCCGGCTACACCGACATCAACGCCGTGCTGCCGGCCAAGCTGATCCTGATGGCGATCGCGCTGATCTGCGCTGCCGCGGTGTTCTCCGCGATCACGCTGCGCGACTTGCGGATTCCGGCCATCGGGCTGGTGTTGCTGCTGCTGTCGTCGATGATCGTGGGTGCGGGCTGGCCGATGATCGTCGAGCAGATCAGCGTCAAACCCAATGCGGCGCAGAAGGAGAGCGAATACATCAGCCGCAGTATCGCGGCGACCCGGCAGGCCTACGGGCTGACGCCGGACGTGGTGACCTACCGCAACTACACCGCCGGCGACAGCCAGGCGACCGCACAGCAGGTCGCCGCCGACCGCGCCACCACCTCCAACATCCGGTTGCTGGACCCGACCATCGTCAGTCCGGCGTTCACTCAGTTCCAGCAGGGCAAGAACTTCTACTACTTCCCCGAGCAGTTATCCATCGACCGGTATCTGGACCGCACCGGCGCGCTGCGCGACTACGTGGTGGCCGCCCGCGAACTCAACCCGGAACGGCTGATCGACAACCAGCGCGACTGGATCAACCGGCACACCGTCTACACCCACGGCAACGGGTTCATAGCCTCGCCTGCCAACACCGTGCGCGGCATCGCCAACGACCCGAACCAGAACGGCGGCTACCCGCAGTTCCTGGCCAACGTGGTCGGCGCCAACGGCAGCATCGTGTCCGACGGTCCGGCGCAGCTGGATCAGCCGCGGATCTACTTCGGGCCGGTGATCGCCAACGCCAGCGCAGACTACGCGATCGTCGGCAAGACCGGCGCCGACCGCGAGTACGACTACGAGACCAGCACCGAGACCAAGAACTACACCTACACCGGCAGCGGCGGCGTCTCGGTCGGTAGCTGGATCGCGCGCAGCGTGTTCGCCGCGAAGTTCGCCGAGCGAAACTTCTTGTTCTCCAATGTGATCGGCTCCAACAGCAAGATCCTGTTCAACCGTGACCCGGCGCAGCGGGTGGAGGCGGTGGCGCCGTGGTTGACCACCGACAGCTCGGTGTACCCGGCCATCGTGAACAAGCGGCTGGTGTGGATCATCGACGGCTACACCACGCTGGACAATTACCCGTACTCCGAGCTGACGTCTTTGTCGTCGGCGACGGCGGACTCCACCGAGGTGGCCTTCAACCGACTGGCGCCCGACAAGAAGGTCTCCTACATCCGCAACTCGGTGAAGGCCACCGTCGACGCCTACGACGGCACCGTGACGCTCTACCAGCAGGACGAGAACGACCCGGTGCTCAAGGCCTGGATGCGGGTGTTCCCCGGCACCGTCAAACCCAAGAGCGACATCACACCGGAGTTGGCCGACCACCTGCGCTACCCGGAGGACCTGTTCAAGGTGCAGCGGATGCTGCTGGCGAAGTACCACGTCAACGACCCGGTGACGTTCTTCTCCACGTCGGACTTCTGGGATGTGCCGCTGGACCCCAACCCCACCGCCAGCAGTTACCAGCCGCCGTACTACATCGTCGCGAAAAACATTGCCAAGAACGACAATTCGGCTTCCTATCAGCTGACCAGTGCGATGAACAGGTTCAAGCGCGATTACCTGGCCGCTTATATCAGCGCCAGCTCGGACCGCGACACCTACGGCAAGATCACGGTGTTGACCATCCCCGGTCAGGTCAACGGGCCCAAACTGGCCAACAATGCGATCACCACCGATCCGGCGGTGTCCCAGGATCTCGGTGTGATCGGCCGGGACAATCAGAACCGGATCAAGTGGGGCAATCTGCTCACCCTGCCGGTGGGCCAGGGCGGCTTGCTGTATGTCGAGCCGGTCTACGCCTCGCCGGGGGCCAGTGACGCGGCGTCGTCGTATCCGCGGCTGATCCGGGTGGCGATGATGTACAACGACAAGATCGGTTACGGGCCGACGGTCGGCGATGCGCTGACGGGACTGTTCGGTCCGGGTGCGGGTGCGACCGCGACCGGTATCCAGCCGACCGAGGCCGGTGCGCCGGTCAGCCCGCCGGCCAATACGCCGCCCGGACCGGCTGCCGGGCCGGGGCCGCCACCGCCGACGGCTGCGGTGCCTCCGCCACCGGACGCCTCCGCGGCCTTGTCCCCAGCGAAAGCCGCTGCGCTGCAAGAGATTCAGGCCGCGATCGGCGCTGCCAGGGATGCGCAGAAGAAGGGCGACTTCGCGGGGTACGGGTCGGCGCTGCAGCGTCTTGACGAGGCCATCACGAAGTTCAACAACACCAAATAG
- a CDS encoding putative enoyl-CoA hydratase, whose translation MPDPAVLVERDGHVLTLTLNRPEKRNAFNPEMLCRLADAWDLLDSDPELRVAIMTGAGGHFSAGADLDRLVGALISGQPAENEYEERVRQDFSVIYKGLLKNHYVKKPIVAAVEGYCYAGGMEILQAFDIRVAAEDAQLAVSEVQRGLFPMSASTVRLPRQIPYTVAMDMLIVGDPISGRRAYEVGLVGHVTPRGGALQRARELADRLAANGPLAVRNIKASVVENLAKPEVEAFTRELELGMEVMGSRDAKEGPRAFLEKRPPNFTGA comes from the coding sequence ATGCCAGATCCCGCGGTCCTCGTCGAACGTGACGGCCACGTACTGACGCTCACCCTCAACCGGCCCGAGAAGCGCAACGCGTTCAACCCGGAGATGCTGTGCCGCCTCGCCGACGCGTGGGATCTGCTGGACAGCGATCCCGAACTGCGCGTGGCGATCATGACGGGGGCCGGTGGCCACTTCTCCGCGGGAGCAGACCTCGACCGCTTGGTCGGAGCGCTGATATCCGGGCAGCCGGCCGAGAACGAGTACGAAGAGCGTGTCCGCCAAGACTTTTCGGTGATCTACAAAGGGCTCCTGAAGAACCACTACGTCAAGAAGCCGATCGTGGCTGCCGTCGAGGGTTACTGCTACGCCGGCGGCATGGAGATTCTGCAGGCCTTCGATATCCGCGTGGCCGCCGAGGACGCGCAACTGGCCGTGAGCGAGGTGCAGCGCGGCCTGTTTCCGATGAGCGCGTCGACCGTGCGGCTGCCGCGCCAGATTCCGTATACGGTCGCCATGGACATGCTGATAGTCGGAGACCCGATCTCCGGGCGACGTGCTTACGAGGTCGGCCTGGTAGGGCATGTGACACCGCGCGGGGGAGCGCTGCAGCGGGCCCGCGAGCTGGCCGACCGGCTGGCCGCCAACGGCCCGCTGGCCGTGCGCAACATCAAAGCCTCGGTGGTGGAGAACCTGGCCAAGCCCGAAGTGGAGGCGTTCACCCGGGAGCTGGAACTCGGCATGGAGGTGATGGGCTCTCGGGACGCCAAGGAGGGGCCGCGGGCGTTCCTGGAGAAGCGTCCGCCGAACTTCACCGGCGCCTAG
- a CDS encoding RNA-splicing ligase RtcB, which produces MPERLGHKLLNFASEIAPDTVQQAQVTASMPFVHPHVALMPDAHLGKGSAVGTVIPSKGAVIPAAVGVDIGCGMVAAKTRCTETDLVQRFDGDYRPQLAKLRQSVEDAIPLSPGNYNTSLQRFPFTAAKHRELLELQKTLDVDLSHSPKWMQQLGSLGGGNHFIELCLDADDTVWLFLHSGSRGVGNKIAQRHIKIALDNCSADPSITLPHRDLAYLREGTAEFDRYIQDLEWAQRFAYLNRAEMMDRFIDAFASWMAVQPQLVETERINTHHNYTARATIDGEAVWLTRKGAIDASEGKLGIIPGSMGTRSYIVCGKGNADGLWSAPHGAGRRFSRTKAKKLFTEQDLADAMTGIEYRHGKEWIDEIPQAYKDIDQVMADAEPLVEVVTSLRQVMSVKGQ; this is translated from the coding sequence ATGCCCGAACGCCTCGGGCACAAGCTGCTCAACTTCGCCTCCGAGATCGCCCCCGACACTGTGCAGCAGGCCCAAGTCACCGCATCGATGCCGTTCGTGCACCCGCACGTCGCATTGATGCCCGACGCGCACCTCGGCAAGGGCTCGGCTGTCGGCACCGTCATCCCCAGCAAGGGCGCGGTCATCCCCGCGGCGGTCGGGGTCGATATCGGCTGCGGCATGGTCGCCGCCAAGACCCGCTGCACCGAAACAGACCTGGTGCAAAGGTTCGACGGCGACTACCGCCCCCAACTTGCGAAGTTGCGTCAGTCGGTAGAGGACGCGATACCGTTGTCGCCGGGCAATTACAACACGAGCCTGCAACGTTTCCCGTTCACCGCCGCCAAGCACCGGGAACTGCTCGAGTTGCAGAAGACTCTCGACGTGGACCTGTCGCACAGCCCAAAGTGGATGCAGCAGTTGGGATCTCTGGGCGGCGGCAACCACTTCATCGAACTGTGCCTGGACGCCGACGACACCGTCTGGCTCTTTCTACACAGCGGCTCACGCGGGGTCGGCAACAAGATTGCGCAGCGTCACATCAAGATCGCCCTGGACAACTGCTCAGCCGATCCGTCGATCACGTTGCCGCACCGCGACCTCGCCTACCTGCGGGAGGGTACGGCCGAATTCGACCGCTACATCCAGGATTTGGAGTGGGCACAACGTTTCGCCTACCTCAACCGCGCCGAGATGATGGATCGATTCATCGACGCCTTTGCCTCATGGATGGCGGTCCAACCGCAGCTGGTGGAAACCGAGCGCATCAACACCCACCACAACTACACCGCGAGAGCGACTATCGACGGCGAAGCCGTCTGGCTCACCCGCAAGGGCGCGATCGACGCCAGCGAAGGCAAGCTGGGCATCATCCCCGGCTCGATGGGCACCCGCTCATACATCGTGTGCGGCAAGGGAAACGCCGATGGGCTGTGGTCGGCCCCGCACGGGGCAGGTCGGCGGTTCAGCCGGACGAAGGCCAAGAAATTGTTCACCGAGCAGGACCTGGCCGACGCCATGACGGGGATCGAGTACCGCCACGGAAAGGAGTGGATCGATGAAATTCCGCAGGCGTACAAGGACATTGACCAAGTCATGGCCGACGCCGAGCCGCTGGTCGAGGTGGTGACTTCGCTGCGGCAGGTGATGAGCGTCAAGGGCCAGTAA
- the higB3 gene encoding putative toxin HigB3, with protein sequence MSEYWEIILLEEVEAWYFTLDSYTTAAVTGAIDLLKLEGPSLGRPTVDRVKASKFHSMKELRPVGTSIRILFIFDPERQAILLLGGDKAGNWKSWYDKNIPKAEQRYENWLAGSDDDGTTLA encoded by the coding sequence GTGTCGGAGTACTGGGAGATAATCCTCCTTGAGGAGGTCGAAGCCTGGTACTTCACGCTCGATAGCTACACGACGGCCGCCGTTACCGGCGCCATCGACCTGCTTAAGCTCGAAGGACCAAGCTTGGGTCGTCCAACGGTGGACAGAGTCAAGGCATCGAAGTTTCACAGCATGAAGGAGCTGCGGCCGGTCGGCACCAGCATCCGGATTCTGTTCATCTTCGACCCAGAGCGGCAGGCAATCCTGTTGCTCGGCGGCGACAAGGCGGGCAACTGGAAGAGCTGGTACGACAAGAACATTCCGAAAGCTGAGCAGCGCTACGAGAACTGGCTGGCAGGAAGTGACGACGATGGCACGACACTGGCGTGA
- a CDS encoding hypothetical protein (frameshifted, insertion at around 1458302), translated as MTTTVGATPTEGDLLTPGKVVRLRERLWRVDYCDGTTFGVTALDGRDTRPSRFHTALETVEAGDLPFPQPGALADDRQQRLLLDAYKFSLLHGTAPILGLQRSRAIPTDYQLVPLLMALNSDPVRLLIADDVGTGKTVEAGLILSELLARGRARRVLIAVPANLRDQWHDALDRMFHIDATIVAGHLLPALERRLLPGQSVWAAHDIVIASIDYLKTRTEEVLSYGWDCLIIDEAHIAAKPHTQAGRSTPDMERFLFASSAAARCRHLLLVTATPHNGYTDSFHSLFQMLDPTLVTDFAGLDRRRARDHHVVQRRRADIEDWYRLRGAKSPFPARRADEQLVSLTRKREMQALLAALNEYAGDLYTGGTRTVDRWLAAHLQKRLLSSPAALRSSIDKRIAAVTRGTSLETNATALERAAETTTDAMFDEDDEQDAAHVTATSGLDAATELRRLGEIRDLAKQVTAAKDPKLQALLTLLPERMAQHPNAPRVLVFTKYKDTLDYLVAHLEKAVGKPKAGLPADTEVHAIHGGMNLAQRNEVFTRFEKSQPGRSDRHRLHQ; from the coding sequence GTGACGACCACGGTAGGGGCCACACCGACGGAAGGTGACCTCCTGACACCGGGCAAGGTGGTCCGGCTGCGTGAACGGCTTTGGCGTGTCGACTACTGCGACGGCACCACCTTCGGTGTGACAGCACTCGACGGCCGCGACACCCGGCCTTCCAGGTTTCACACCGCACTCGAAACTGTGGAGGCCGGCGACCTCCCGTTTCCCCAACCCGGCGCGCTGGCCGACGACCGCCAGCAACGGTTGCTCCTGGACGCCTACAAGTTCTCCCTGCTTCACGGCACCGCCCCCATCCTCGGCCTGCAGCGCTCGCGAGCTATCCCCACCGACTACCAACTCGTGCCGCTGCTGATGGCTCTCAACAGCGACCCGGTGCGTCTGCTCATCGCCGATGACGTCGGAACCGGAAAAACCGTGGAGGCGGGACTTATCCTGTCCGAACTGCTGGCCCGTGGCCGCGCCCGCCGAGTCTTGATCGCGGTCCCTGCCAACCTGCGTGATCAGTGGCATGACGCGCTGGACCGGATGTTCCACATCGACGCCACTATCGTGGCCGGGCATCTGCTGCCGGCCCTGGAACGCCGACTGCTGCCGGGCCAGAGCGTGTGGGCCGCCCACGACATCGTGATCGCGAGCATCGACTACCTCAAGACCCGTACCGAAGAGGTCCTGTCCTACGGCTGGGACTGCCTGATCATCGACGAAGCGCACATCGCAGCCAAGCCACACACCCAGGCCGGACGATCGACCCCGGACATGGAGCGCTTCCTCTTCGCGTCCAGTGCCGCGGCCCGATGCCGGCACCTGCTGCTGGTCACCGCCACCCCCCACAACGGGTACACAGATTCGTTCCATTCGCTGTTCCAGATGCTCGATCCCACCCTGGTCACCGATTTCGCCGGGCTGGATCGCAGACGCGCACGCGACCATCACGTCGTGCAACGACGCCGCGCTGACATCGAAGACTGGTATCGACTTCGCGGTGCCAAATCGCCCTTTCCGGCGCGCCGCGCTGATGAGCAACTCGTCAGCCTCACCCGCAAGCGAGAGATGCAAGCCCTGCTGGCCGCACTCAACGAGTACGCCGGCGACCTGTACACCGGCGGCACCCGCACCGTCGACCGCTGGCTAGCCGCGCATCTGCAGAAACGGCTGCTGTCCAGCCCGGCGGCGCTGCGCTCAAGCATCGACAAGCGGATCGCGGCCGTGACCCGCGGTACGAGCTTGGAAACCAACGCCACCGCGCTCGAACGTGCCGCCGAAACCACAACCGATGCGATGTTCGATGAAGACGACGAACAAGACGCTGCGCACGTGACCGCGACCAGCGGACTGGACGCGGCGACCGAACTGCGCCGCCTGGGCGAGATCCGCGACCTCGCCAAGCAGGTCACCGCAGCCAAAGACCCGAAACTGCAGGCCCTGCTCACACTGCTGCCCGAACGGATGGCCCAGCATCCCAATGCACCCCGAGTGCTGGTATTCACCAAATACAAGGACACTCTCGACTATCTGGTCGCTCACCTGGAAAAGGCGGTGGGCAAGCCGAAAGCCGGCCTGCCGGCGGACACCGAGGTTCACGCGATCCACGGCGGGATGAACCTCGCCCAACGCAACGAGGTTTTCACGAGGTTCGAAAAAAGCCAGCCCGGCCGTTCTGATCGCCACCGACTGCATCAGTGA